The following nucleotide sequence is from Vanrija pseudolonga chromosome 4, complete sequence.
GCCCGTCTTGAAGAGCCGCTCGGAGCGACCGACAGAAGGGTCGCCAAGGTCACGCCAGCGACGCAGGTTCTTGACGCGGTTCGACTCGCACGTCGCCAGAAGCGTAGGCCAGTAGGACGGGTGGTGGTACGGGATCTGTGTGGCGTTAGGCATAGTCCAGCAGCCCGTGATAGCTCCAGCGCGTCTCAAACAGAGAGTAACTGGCGCGTCTCAGACAACCGAGACGCGCCAAACCAGCCGTGATGCGTCTGTCTCGGCTCGGCTTCCAGGCGCCTACTCACGTCAAGGTTACCGCCGACCTCTCCGAGCAGGTTGTCTGGGTCTGCGTTGGTGTACTTGGCGGCGTAACCGCCGCACAGCTTGTAGTTGACCTTGAAGTCGATAACCTTGTTGACGAGCCCGGCGAACGCGCGCGTGATCCACGAAGCACCTTGCAGAATACCGCAGTGGCAGATCTCGGGGTAGTACTTGTTCATGAGCTTGAGGGTGGCGCGGGTGAGCGATACTGATGACGAGATCGAATCGGAGCGCTTGCCGTTGAAGTCGACAATGAAGGTAATGTTGCTTACGCCGTCGGCCATGAGGTCCATAGCGCGCTCGATCATGAAGAGCTGTAACGGCGTCAGCCGCGGCGTCTGTTGCTGGTTCGGCCGTGCTACTCACAATCACCAGTGGCCTCCTTGCCTCTGTGGGCATGTCGTTGCGCCCCGTGAACATGTAGAACACTGGCCGTCCATCGTTTGTGAAGCCCTGCACGATGTACTTGCCGCTCTTGAGCTGCGGAGCGAGTTGTCAGTGAATTGGCCGACTACGCGCGGGACGCCTTtggttgacgacgaggataAGCGGCCCGATGCCgcgcaccagccagccagcagctcgcgcatTCGTCGTCGATGCCCCAACCCGCGgcacgctgccggcgccaaTGCGAGACAAGGGCCAACCTAAATCCTCGCCTCGATCTCTGATTCCTTTCACTTACCTCCTCTTGGAACATCTTTGCCTGCGTGTACATGTCGTCCATGCGCATAGTGCGGCGCCAGACAATCGTCTTCTCAATCTTCTGGATGGTTGCGCCGATCTCGCCGTGGTTGGCTGTGCATGCATGTCAGTGACGGTTCCACCGACAGAAACACGGGGAGCGaggctgccggcggcggctggatGCATGGCATGGTCCAGCAGCCGCTGGCCCACCCTTGTATGCAACCCTTTGACGTTTGGTTGACGTACCCCTGAGAAATCTGGGGTGATGGTTAGCATGAGGTTTCTGATTACGGCAATGTAAAACTCGTGCGGTCGCTCAAGGCGGCAGCCTGCACTGGCATTACAGCACAAGAACAACGTACCTCAACAACATTTCTTGAGACTAGTTGATCAAATATGGTGGGCGGTGGCAGGGGCGAGGCAATTATAAGCGAGCAAAGCGTCATGGTTAGCGTGTGGGATCGCGTGCATAGCGCGTTGTCGTCACATAAACTCACGAGAAACATCATCTCGCGTTCAGTGAGTGGCGCGGTGCCGACAGTGCCCTCGGTACATGGGAGCGAGTAGCCGGTGGTGGAAAAGTATCGTCTGAACGAGTCGAGGGCGTGGCGCTCAGCATCGGATGGCCACACGGCGGGGATGTTGACGGGGGGCTGGATGAGGAGCGAGACGGGGAAGGTGACTGGCTGGTCGCCATCAAGAGGAACGACCTTGCGGGCGTACTTGTCCTTGTTCTTTGACTtgctcttcttcttgcccagGCTGATGATGCTCTTGGcatcgtcgcggtcgcgctcgcgctcggcagcggcctcgcggtcAAGGtagtagtggtggtggtgctggggtgGCAGCGAGTcggacctcgggctcggggtgGTCGCCGACCCGTGCGATGTGGACATCGAGTCGCGCATCGAGATGGACGTCGTGTAGCGTGTGTCGTGGGTGTAGCGAGTGTCGCGCGTGTCGCCCCGTGTGAGGTCGGTctgcgtcgacgacggcgagtgaGAGAGCGTGGTGTATGGCATGGGTAGTGAGTAGCCGGTTCTACGTTGAAGTTGGCCGCCGAGTAGTGGGAagaggtgtgtgtgtgggggtaAGGAGGGGCTTCTGCAGACGCTCTGGAATCTGCGGGCTATAAAGAATGTGGAAACGACAGCGCGGGGGAGAGAGTGTAGAGTTTCATAGCGACCCCAGGACCTAGATAAAGCATGCACTCATGTAGGACTCCCTGGGTTTGTTGGTCTGGCCAGGATGCAGCGCCTGCAGAGGAATGCCGTCGTACCCATCATCGCCCGGTGTCCGCTCACAgccgtgcagcagcagcagcagcagcagctgccgcgCCGTCTGTTCGTTGGTCGTCAAGAGGCACAGGGCTTACACACACCTTAGCTGACAGGAACGGCATTCGGACATGGTCTCGGGTCCTAGGCTTAATCGCAACCACTGcagggtggggtggtggggatgTCTCAGTCGAGGTGGcgtcggcacgcgcgcgaccgaAGGGACCGAGGGGGACCGAGGGCTTGATCCAGGTAACGCGCCAgaacgacgagcagcagcctcgcTCGCTAGCTCGACCTTGGCATGCGACGAACGATAGCCGTACTACCCTCAGGGTCCCGAGCTAAAGTTGGACCAGGCTACTGGTTCCTTGGGTAAGCCCAAAGGGTCGACGAAAGCCAGGCGGCGTCGTCTGGGGTTGGTGTGTGCTGcgggccgccggcggcgtgcacgcTCCTACACTGCGAGAGGAAGAAAAATGCTGTTGCTCTTGTTGCTGCTCGGGCGCATGCAAACATGGCCACCACGCACAGGGAAGAAGCGAGgaggcgtgcgtgcgtgcaccTGGGATCTCATGTGACCGTTTACTGCATGCGCGGAGATGCACGTCCCAACCCCTCCTACTCCTCCTGGCCCCTCCCCTCTCGTTGCTGCTTTCCGACGTTTCGATGCGCAGCGCCACCCGTCGGAGTGGATCGCGTGTACGCGTGCTGGCTTGCCTGCTCTactttttttttttttttaCGGTTTTGACTCTCCGCCGTCATCAAGCACAACGCCTTCCCGTGTGAAAACTCTCTGTATGGCAACgtgcggcagcagcagcggcatccttcggcgctgctgcgctgcgctcgctcgcaacGCACATACGCATGTGCGACCCTCCCTGCCTGCCTTACGCTTCCTATCGTTTCCTGCGAATGCCATAGGGACTTGCCAGCTCATACTCAAGGGATCGATCCCTGGCCTTGCGTAAGGAGCCCGCGGTTGATCATGTCCATACGCGGGGTACACCTGCAGCGGTACGTAACTTGGCACAACTGCGTCCCGGTGGCAAGCATGGCAAGACGTCATGTTGCCGACCATGCTGAGATGCCGTGCGAAGACCGGTACCGACGCCGGTGGGCTGTAGCCAGTCCCGGCCGTATCGCGCACactgcaggcaggcagcgcacGCACCGCACACTTCGATCGCGCCTTGGCAGGACTCACTGGGTGCGAACCTCTCGGCAGGCCGGTACCGTTCGTTTGATGCATGCATGTGTGGGGCTAGTGAGGCAGCAGCTGTTGCTTGACTGCGACAACCGCTGGCGCAACCCTCATGAGCGAGCGTGCGACGCTCATAGCTCCCAACGCACACCAgtctcgctcggcgaggccgtTCGCGGCGCCCAGGGTATCGTCCTCATGCGACCAACCTGCGACGCGTCGTGCTTGCCGCTTTCTCCTGCCTGACCCAACTCGAAACGCCTGCGCAATGCACGCACCCCAGATTTGTCCGTCACCACGGGGGTGGGCTCCGCGGGCCGCATGGCGCGCGTGGTGCATGGTGGTGACTGCACAGCGTCGTGCACGCAgccacgacgacaaggcggtcgccaccgtcgtcatGGCCCCACTACAGCACATGGTGTTGCGGTATTGCTCGCCCGTGCGGCGTGTTGGCGGCTTCATGGCTTGCTGCAGCCTCTCTCAAGCCAGTGCGTCCCCGGCTTTCCCGGAACCCACGCGGTGCTGCATTTTGACACGGGCGAACGGGGACGTACAAGCGTTCCGTACATGGATCTGCGATTGCAGAGTAGAGGTTATTTCAGTGGGTCCTCTGCTGGTCGTCAAGATGCGTGGGGCGACGGTAAGCCCGGGAGTGAGTGTATTGAAGCACTTttactcgtcgtcgccaagccgGGCTAACTGGCTCGCTGCATGTGCTGTGCACGCAGATTGAGGTCCAATGCAAATGCTGCAAACTCGAGGGAGGGGCGAGGGCCGCAGGTCCCAGATCCACAGGTTTGTCCgaacgccgctgcgccgccgccgccgccttgctgcCTCGgtccgcggcgacgccgcctgAACTGAACCTTGTCGCTCTGAAAGGCACACTGCGATCCCTACCACGGCACGAGTTAATAAAGTACCATTGTTCTTGTTTTCTGCATGCTTCGCAGCGTAACTGAGCGTCGTCgagtgcgcgcgcacgcgggcCACGCTGCACACTGGCGACGAAGTGGGCAGTGCGTCGATGGCTCGACCAAGGGAAGTTACGCTTGGTCGCTGCTCGCTCCAAAGCCATGGGTCTGGGAGCAGGGGTTGAGAGAGGCATGACTCACGCCTGCTGCGTGGGTGCGCAGAGCTGAGGGGCGACcggccaagcccaagcaCAAGCTGGCAACGCAACAGTGGCGATGAACGCTGGCGTATGCGTCCTGGTATCGAGGCAGCAAGATGATGGCCGCAACCTTGAGTTTTGCGGCCACTTTGCTCAGAGCGAACAGCCGGCGGCAACAGGAGCACTGGAATCCGCTTTTACTGGAACGAGCCCAACGAGTACAGGACTACATATGTATATCGTGTCTCAGAAAGGCAGAAGGCACAGCGGATCTGCATTAGCACGAGCCGCAGCCCTGTACATGCTGTCGACGATGTCGTGTGAGCAAGTAGTCTGGTAATAGTGCAGTGCGGATCGGAGGATGGTGAGTGGTCGTGGTatggtggtagtggtggcaTCGCCGCTCCGTTTTTCccggagcgcggcggcatgtcgctcgcctcgctcgccatgTGCCTGCCTCGTGGGTGGCCCCGTCAGCGTCCAGTCCATCGGAACAGCGCAAGCTCTGCAGACGCAGCACCGCactctcctcgtcgtcatgcAGCGCAGCTCACGCACTCCCGCTCGCTCAATCGATCGAATCGAAGAATCATTAGAAGGCAACTTGCTCGTTCGTTTCTGGGCGACCGAGTCGATGTCGGTGCAAGCCAGGTACAGTGGGGCGTTTGTCGTGGAATGCCGCCACACCAACAGCAAACCTTGTTCGCGAATGGCGCGGAGCAGGAATCCGGCTgctgcggtggcggcggcgctggcggcgcgagaGAGCGTGACGTTCCTGCACCGTGCCGCATCCTCAGCATGTCCTGCGGCGCTTGGTGTCCTGAGTTTCACTGGGCTTGGCTTGCTGTTCTGAgaaggtggaggaggaggagcaaaTGTGGGATCCCACGTCCCGGCGCCCGAAGGACACCGTCCGTGCTGCCATGGACACGGCTTCACTgtggtcgacgcgcgctGAGCCCGACGGCCTGCTGCCCGGTTGTCGACTGCCGGCCCGGCTGGGCTGGGGAGGTAGCCAGCTGCTCTCACTGTACCGCGGAGAAGAGGCGCCGGCGACTGCGACTCGTGGCGTTGTCACGTTGGCCTACGCCACAGATGTCTGTCTGTTTTGCTGTTTACCTCCCCGGGTCAACTACTGCCGGGGCTGTGGTGGCGGGGACCAGCTCGTGAGCGACCAGCAGGGCGGGGGCTTCATCACGGGCAGCGATGTGGGCGTCGATGGGGGTCGTGCCACCGGTAGAGAGCAGACTGAGTTGCACACCacacgctcctcctcgcacACACAAACGGAGACCGACCCTACCccccgaacccgtcgcct
It contains:
- the SPCC23B6.04c_2 gene encoding CRAL-TRIO domain-containing protein: MPYTTLSHSPSSTQTDLTRGDTRDTRYTHDTRYTTSISMRDSMSTSHGSATTPSPRSDSLPPQHHHHYYLDREAAAERERDRDDAKSIISLGKKKSKSKNKDKYARKVVPLDGDQPVTFPVSLLIQPPVNIPAVWPSDAERHALDSFRRYFSTTGYSLPCTEGTVGTAPLTEREMMFLSQEMLLRFLRANHGEIGATIQKIEKTIVWRRTMRMDDMYTQAKMFQEELKSGKYIVQGFTNDGRPVFYMFTGRNDMPTEARRPLVILFMIERAMDLMADGVSNITFIVDFNGKRSDSISSSVSLTRATLKLMNKYYPEICHCGILQGASWITRAFAGLVNKVIDFKVNYKLCGGYAAKYTNADPDNLLGEVGGNLDIPYHHPSYWPTLLATCESNRVKNLRRWRDLGDPSVGRSERLFKTGNSW